Proteins co-encoded in one Bremerella sp. TYQ1 genomic window:
- the ileS gene encoding isoleucine--tRNA ligase has protein sequence MFESIPQNVSFPAMETKVLEYWQKNQIYEKSLEARQGAEPFVFYEGPPTANGMPHPGHCLTRAIKDVFPRYRTMRGYYCERKAGWDTHGLPVEVEVCKELGIHSKEEIENYGVEPFIHKCQASVWRYMQEWERLTQRLGFWVNLDEAYVTYHKSFVESVWWSLKNLYDRGLLYQGHKIVWWWAQGGTALSSGEVGQGYRKVADPSVFVRFPLLDEENTSLLVWTTTPWTLPSNQFAAVHPELDYATVEDEESGEKLIVAEALVEAIATKAKRTWKVTGTRKGSELLGKRYRPPFDYYYKDLGDTQGKLKSGEKQHVAWRIVAADFVTTDSGTGLVHQAPAFGEVDYEVLAKEQERFEFGEGPALICAVGPDGKFTAEAPDYQGRWVKEADKDISRELKERGLLFLLDQYLHDYPFCWRAEEDPLIQYPRESWFIRTTKFKDEMLANNRQINWLPDHIRDGRFGNFLESNVDWALSRERYWGTPLPIWVCQETDRAEAVASYAELQEKPGATGFEVWEKAKADNPDLVDDLKIHKPYIDEITYDSPFAEGARMQRVPEVIDCWYDSGAMPFAQWGYPHQGEKNFGAQFPADFISEAIDQTRGWFYSQLAISTLLFGNDDEGNTVPHEYPHPFKNCIVLGLMLGEDGQKMSKSKRNYREPNEIFDKYGADALRWYLYANQPPWTSIRYNEQSIKDSIPEFLLRLWNVFSFFTIYANIDGFEPESSGVDLQDGLANHFAGAKGARPVAERSELDRWVLSELGRTIQTVTQRMDAYDNYNACAAINQFVDGLSNWYVRRSRDRFWAKDKTSADKLDAYWTLYECLLTTCQVIAPFVPFLSETLWQNLAGVFGDKAKSSVHLCDFPAADETAIDTQLSQRMELLREIASLGRQARMNEKLKVRQPLSKVEVVLADDTHREWLKSHSAILREELNVKAVEYTQDADEYINYQIQPNFKRLGPRVGKLLPSVKKVLGQTDAAALLNTLQADGAFTLTIDGESLTLDNEDIQVRLSAKEGWAAAQGKLCVVVLNTELTPELIQEGYIKDVVRLIQDKRKELDLEYTAKIEVGVVTDSDEVQSAVKSHAEYIQGETLASSVTLAAVDGVEPNATKIADSDVRIYVKQV, from the coding sequence ATGTTTGAAAGCATCCCGCAGAATGTTTCGTTTCCCGCGATGGAAACCAAAGTCCTCGAGTATTGGCAGAAGAATCAGATTTACGAAAAGTCGCTCGAAGCCCGCCAAGGTGCCGAGCCATTCGTCTTCTATGAAGGCCCGCCGACCGCCAACGGCATGCCTCATCCTGGGCACTGCTTGACGCGTGCCATCAAGGATGTCTTTCCCCGTTACCGCACCATGCGGGGCTATTACTGCGAGCGGAAAGCTGGCTGGGATACCCATGGCCTTCCTGTGGAAGTCGAAGTCTGCAAAGAACTCGGAATCCACTCGAAGGAAGAAATCGAAAACTACGGTGTCGAACCGTTCATCCACAAATGCCAAGCCAGTGTTTGGCGATACATGCAAGAGTGGGAACGCCTGACACAGCGACTCGGCTTCTGGGTCAACTTGGACGAAGCTTACGTGACCTATCACAAAAGCTTCGTTGAAAGCGTTTGGTGGTCTCTGAAGAACTTGTACGATCGTGGCTTGCTTTACCAAGGGCACAAGATCGTCTGGTGGTGGGCCCAAGGCGGCACGGCGCTAAGCAGTGGCGAAGTCGGCCAAGGCTATCGCAAAGTGGCCGATCCGAGCGTGTTCGTACGCTTCCCACTTCTCGACGAAGAGAACACTTCGCTGCTCGTTTGGACAACCACTCCTTGGACGTTGCCAAGCAATCAGTTCGCGGCTGTCCATCCAGAACTCGACTACGCCACAGTCGAAGACGAAGAGTCCGGCGAAAAGTTGATCGTCGCCGAGGCACTTGTCGAAGCGATCGCCACCAAAGCAAAACGTACCTGGAAAGTCACCGGAACCAGGAAAGGGAGCGAACTGCTCGGAAAGCGATACCGTCCGCCGTTCGACTACTACTACAAAGACCTCGGCGACACCCAAGGCAAGCTGAAGTCGGGCGAAAAGCAGCATGTCGCATGGCGTATCGTCGCCGCTGACTTCGTCACTACCGACAGCGGAACTGGCCTCGTTCATCAAGCTCCTGCATTCGGTGAAGTCGACTACGAAGTCCTTGCCAAGGAGCAGGAACGCTTTGAATTCGGCGAAGGTCCTGCATTGATCTGCGCGGTTGGGCCGGATGGCAAGTTCACGGCGGAAGCTCCCGACTACCAAGGCCGCTGGGTCAAAGAAGCCGACAAAGACATCTCGCGCGAACTGAAAGAACGCGGCCTATTGTTCCTGTTAGATCAGTACCTGCACGATTACCCATTCTGCTGGCGTGCCGAAGAAGATCCATTGATCCAGTACCCACGTGAAAGCTGGTTCATCCGCACGACCAAATTCAAAGACGAAATGCTGGCCAACAACCGGCAGATCAACTGGTTGCCCGATCATATCCGCGACGGCCGCTTTGGTAACTTCCTGGAAAGCAATGTCGACTGGGCCCTTTCGCGCGAACGATATTGGGGGACGCCGCTACCGATCTGGGTTTGCCAGGAAACCGATCGTGCCGAAGCAGTTGCCAGCTATGCCGAACTCCAAGAAAAGCCAGGAGCGACAGGTTTCGAGGTTTGGGAAAAAGCCAAAGCCGACAATCCTGACTTGGTCGACGATCTGAAGATCCATAAGCCGTACATCGACGAGATCACCTACGACTCGCCGTTCGCGGAAGGGGCTCGCATGCAGCGTGTGCCGGAAGTGATCGACTGTTGGTACGACTCAGGCGCGATGCCGTTCGCTCAGTGGGGTTATCCTCACCAAGGCGAGAAGAATTTCGGAGCCCAATTCCCAGCTGACTTCATCAGCGAAGCGATCGATCAGACACGCGGTTGGTTCTACAGCCAACTGGCGATCAGCACCCTTCTGTTCGGCAACGATGACGAAGGCAACACCGTTCCGCACGAGTATCCGCACCCCTTCAAAAACTGCATCGTTTTGGGGCTGATGCTTGGTGAAGATGGCCAGAAGATGTCCAAAAGCAAGCGGAACTACCGCGAGCCAAACGAGATCTTCGACAAGTATGGTGCCGATGCATTGCGTTGGTACTTGTACGCTAACCAACCACCATGGACGTCGATCCGTTACAACGAGCAGTCCATCAAAGACAGCATCCCGGAATTCCTGCTGCGACTCTGGAACGTGTTCAGCTTCTTCACGATTTACGCGAACATCGACGGCTTCGAGCCGGAATCGTCCGGCGTCGATCTACAAGATGGCCTGGCCAATCATTTCGCCGGAGCGAAAGGTGCTCGACCTGTCGCTGAGCGAAGCGAACTGGATCGCTGGGTGCTTAGCGAATTAGGCCGCACGATCCAAACCGTTACGCAGCGAATGGATGCTTACGACAATTACAACGCCTGTGCCGCGATCAATCAGTTCGTCGATGGCTTGTCCAATTGGTATGTTCGCCGCAGCCGTGATCGTTTCTGGGCGAAAGACAAAACCTCGGCAGACAAGCTGGATGCCTATTGGACGCTTTACGAATGCCTACTGACGACCTGTCAGGTTATCGCCCCGTTCGTGCCATTCCTATCGGAAACATTGTGGCAAAACCTGGCCGGGGTATTCGGTGACAAGGCGAAGAGTAGCGTTCATCTTTGCGATTTTCCTGCGGCCGATGAAACCGCCATTGATACGCAACTTTCCCAGCGTATGGAATTGCTTCGTGAAATCGCGTCGCTGGGTCGCCAGGCACGCATGAACGAAAAACTGAAAGTTCGCCAACCGCTAAGCAAAGTGGAAGTCGTTCTCGCAGACGATACCCATCGAGAATGGTTGAAGTCGCACAGTGCGATCCTCCGCGAAGAGTTGAACGTCAAAGCGGTGGAATATACCCAGGATGCTGACGAGTACATCAACTACCAGATCCAGCCAAACTTCAAACGGCTGGGCCCACGCGTCGGTAAGTTGCTACCGAGCGTGAAGAAAGTACTCGGCCAGACCGATGCCGCCGCGCTGCTTAACACTCTGCAGGCTGACGGTGCATTTACACTGACAATCGATGGCGAATCGCTAACGCTCGACAACGAAGACATCCAAGTTCGTCTTTCCGCTAAGGAAGGTTGGGCCGCAGCACAAGGAAAGCTTTGCGTTGTCGTTCTCAATACCGAACTAACGCCTGAGCTGATCCAGGAAGGGTACATCAAGGACGTCGTACGCTTGATCCAAGACAAGCGAAAAGAACTCGACTTGGAATACACCGCTAAAATCGAAGTGGGCGTAGTGACCGATTCCGACGAAGTTCAGTCTGCGGTCAAAAGCCATGCCGAATACATCCAGGGCGAAACGCTGGCGAGCTCGGTTACGTTGGCAGCCGTCGATGGTGTTGAACCGAATGCAACTAAAATTGCCGACAGCGATGTCCGCATCTACGTGAAGCAAGTATGA
- a CDS encoding MOSC domain-containing protein, protein MNFPPGRVVAVCLSTGGIPRLPVDSAQLTVNGFQDDGHRFDEHYAKNRAVTLFNQEILEQFDADSAAFPPGSVGENITIAGIELSRLAVGVNLEIGKTVVRLEKPWKPCHAKNAANGYSRVNSQEHFGFFASVVTAGIVQPGDIVKVAAG, encoded by the coding sequence ATGAATTTCCCCCCAGGCCGCGTTGTTGCTGTTTGTCTCTCTACCGGTGGAATTCCACGACTTCCGGTCGATTCGGCCCAATTGACAGTCAATGGTTTTCAAGATGACGGGCATCGTTTCGACGAGCATTACGCCAAAAACCGGGCCGTGACGCTGTTCAATCAAGAAATTCTCGAGCAGTTTGACGCCGATTCGGCGGCCTTTCCGCCGGGAAGCGTGGGAGAAAACATCACCATTGCCGGAATCGAATTGAGTCGGTTGGCAGTTGGAGTAAACCTGGAAATCGGCAAAACGGTCGTACGGCTCGAGAAACCGTGGAAGCCATGTCATGCCAAGAATGCGGCGAATGGCTACTCCCGCGTCAATTCCCAGGAGCATTTCGGCTTTTTTGCCAGTGTCGTCACCGCTGGCATCGTTCAACCTGGCGACATCGTGAAAGTGGCCGCCGGCTAG
- a CDS encoding HNH endonuclease → MTALLERPTLVLNRNWQPVGVASVARSLTQVFCGTARVVDPHSYQLYSWEDWSSLAPGKDEPFISSQLLKIRIPEVVSLINYDRIPRNTVTFSRRNVFKRDQYTCQYCGSRPGSEYLTIDHVLPRSKGGESSWENCVLACVDCNHRKANRTPAEAHMPMKKEPIRPRWTPVYAARRVRIESWSKFVSEAYWDTELDT, encoded by the coding sequence ATGACGGCCCTTTTGGAGCGGCCCACGCTGGTCCTCAACCGCAACTGGCAGCCTGTCGGTGTGGCTTCAGTGGCACGTTCGTTGACGCAGGTCTTCTGCGGTACGGCTCGTGTTGTTGACCCGCATAGCTACCAGCTTTACTCGTGGGAGGATTGGTCCAGCTTGGCCCCAGGCAAGGACGAGCCATTCATCTCTTCGCAGTTGCTGAAGATTCGGATCCCGGAAGTCGTTTCGCTGATCAACTATGACCGAATTCCGCGGAATACGGTGACGTTTAGTCGTCGCAATGTGTTCAAGCGGGACCAGTACACGTGTCAGTACTGCGGTTCACGTCCCGGCAGCGAATACCTGACGATCGATCACGTGCTTCCTCGCAGCAAGGGAGGCGAGTCTTCCTGGGAAAACTGTGTGTTGGCTTGTGTCGACTGTAATCATCGCAAGGCCAACCGTACGCCTGCCGAGGCTCACATGCCAATGAAAAAGGAGCCGATTCGGCCGAGGTGGACGCCAGTTTACGCGGCAAGACGCGTAAGAATCGAGTCCTGGAGTAAGTTCGTTAGCGAAGCTTACTGGGACACCGAACTCGACACCTAA
- a CDS encoding S9 family peptidase, translated as MTFPVPRIACVFSLLLLFSTTAMLPAQQDKVIYDEADVPKYSLPDLLLSSDGDTIRTAEDWNNVRRGEILKLFEQAVYGESPAAPEKIVFEVTESSDDALGGKARRRQIAIRLTDDPNGPVLNLLVYLPKTDQPVPTFMTLNFYGNASINNDPAVPLPTSWLRNNKEKGVVDHKATEKLRGSSSSRWPVETILENGYGLATAYYGDIDPDFDDKFQNGIHPYFYEDGQTKPKPDEWGGIAAWAWGVSRAMDYFEEADEIDSEKVIMMGHSRLGKTALWAGATDPRFAAVISNNSGCGGAALSRRRFGESVKRINTSFPHWFNDNFTKYNHNEDACPVDQHQLIALIAPRPCLVCSAEEDRWADPRGEFLSAKHASPVYELLGVEGLKTDEMPAVDQPVLSRLGYVIRAGGHDVKPIDWQRYIEFANNHVVGK; from the coding sequence ATGACGTTTCCCGTGCCGCGCATTGCGTGCGTTTTCAGTCTTCTTCTCCTCTTTTCCACGACGGCGATGCTTCCAGCTCAGCAAGATAAAGTCATCTACGACGAAGCCGATGTGCCCAAGTACTCATTGCCTGACCTGCTGCTTTCGAGCGATGGCGACACGATTCGTACGGCCGAAGATTGGAACAACGTTCGGCGTGGCGAGATTTTGAAACTGTTCGAGCAAGCCGTATACGGCGAATCTCCTGCAGCCCCAGAGAAGATCGTCTTCGAGGTAACAGAATCGTCCGATGATGCCCTGGGTGGCAAAGCCCGGCGTCGTCAAATCGCTATTCGATTGACGGATGATCCTAATGGTCCGGTTTTGAATCTCTTGGTTTATCTGCCGAAAACCGATCAACCGGTTCCAACGTTCATGACGCTTAACTTCTACGGCAATGCTTCCATCAACAACGATCCCGCAGTTCCGCTGCCGACAAGTTGGCTCCGTAACAATAAGGAAAAAGGAGTTGTCGATCACAAAGCGACAGAAAAGCTACGCGGATCGAGTAGTTCGCGTTGGCCGGTCGAGACGATTCTGGAAAACGGTTACGGATTAGCGACCGCTTACTACGGAGATATTGATCCCGACTTCGACGACAAATTTCAAAATGGGATTCATCCTTACTTCTACGAAGATGGGCAAACCAAGCCGAAGCCGGATGAGTGGGGCGGTATTGCCGCATGGGCTTGGGGAGTCAGCCGAGCGATGGACTACTTCGAGGAGGCCGACGAAATCGACTCGGAAAAAGTAATCATGATGGGCCATTCGCGACTCGGTAAGACAGCCCTTTGGGCTGGAGCGACCGATCCGCGTTTTGCCGCAGTGATCTCGAATAACTCCGGCTGCGGTGGAGCGGCATTGTCGCGGCGACGATTTGGCGAATCGGTGAAAAGAATCAATACCTCATTTCCGCATTGGTTCAACGACAATTTCACCAAGTACAATCACAACGAAGACGCGTGCCCCGTCGATCAGCACCAATTGATTGCATTGATCGCACCACGTCCGTGCCTGGTTTGTAGTGCGGAAGAAGATCGTTGGGCGGACCCTCGCGGTGAATTCCTTTCGGCAAAGCATGCGAGTCCAGTCTATGAACTTCTTGGAGTCGAGGGCCTGAAAACGGACGAAATGCCCGCCGTCGACCAGCCGGTTCTCAGCCGATTGGGGTACGTCATTCGGGCAGGTGGGCACGACGTGAAGCCAATCGATTGGCAGCGCTACATCGAGTTCGCCAACAATCACGTGGTGGGAAAGTGA
- a CDS encoding P-II family nitrogen regulator, with product MKLIVAVIQPTKLDSVRTALSEMAVERLTVFDAEGYGRQRGQTATFRGIEYQTNLLRKVIVEIAVNDDFLEKTLSIIENVSRTGQEGNIGDGKILVLPIEQVVQIGGKERGPSAV from the coding sequence GTGAAACTGATCGTCGCTGTCATCCAACCCACCAAATTGGACAGTGTCCGCACGGCTCTGTCGGAAATGGCGGTCGAGCGTTTAACCGTTTTCGACGCCGAAGGTTACGGACGGCAGCGTGGGCAGACGGCAACTTTCCGCGGCATTGAGTACCAAACCAATCTGCTGCGGAAAGTGATCGTCGAAATCGCCGTAAACGATGACTTCCTGGAAAAGACGCTCAGCATCATCGAGAATGTCTCGCGAACCGGCCAGGAAGGGAACATCGGCGACGGCAAAATCTTAGTCCTGCCGATTGAGCAAGTCGTCCAAATTGGCGGCAAAGAACGTGGACCTTCTGCGGTTTAG
- a CDS encoding DNA gyrase inhibitor YacG: MATLRCPTCGHPFESDYTPAMPFCSERCRQIDLGQWLDEEHALPVDIEKHIEEQANRSPDELDEDS; this comes from the coding sequence ATGGCTACACTTCGATGCCCCACGTGTGGTCATCCTTTCGAGTCCGACTACACGCCTGCGATGCCGTTCTGCAGCGAACGTTGTCGCCAGATCGACTTGGGGCAGTGGCTTGATGAAGAACATGCACTGCCGGTCGATATCGAAAAGCATATCGAGGAACAAGCGAATCGCTCGCCAGACGAACTCGACGAAGATTCGTAG
- a CDS encoding FmdB family zinc ribbon protein yields MPTYEYKCDACDYEFEEFQSISADPLTKCPECKKKKLRRLFSTGGGLLFKGSGFYITDYRSDSYKKSAEKGSKSSESSKPAKSESKSKPKSD; encoded by the coding sequence ATGCCCACCTACGAATACAAGTGCGACGCCTGTGACTACGAGTTTGAGGAATTCCAGTCGATTTCGGCGGATCCTTTGACGAAGTGCCCTGAGTGCAAGAAAAAGAAGTTGCGCCGGCTCTTCAGTACCGGTGGCGGATTGTTGTTCAAGGGCTCGGGATTCTACATCACCGATTACCGTAGCGATTCTTACAAGAAGAGTGCGGAAAAGGGATCGAAGAGCAGCGAGTCGTCGAAGCCGGCAAAAAGCGAATCGAAAAGCAAACCAAAGTCGGACTAG